ACGGTCGAGGTCGGACTGACCCTCCTTGATCACGTGGGCTTCGGCATGCCGCCACAGAATGAGGTCCATCAGTCGCTCCCGGAATGTCTCGCCATCAGGGCCTGTTGCGCGCAGGGCCCTTCGGTGCCGAGGCGCACGTAGTTGCCGTCGGCCTCCAGCTCCCACGCGTCCTTCCGGTCGTGCAGGTACGGCACCAGGCATTCGTCGATCACGCGCTGGCGCAGTTTCACGTCGCGCACGGGCCACGCCACCTCGATGCGGCGGAACATGTTGCGCCCCATCCAGTCGGCGCTCGACAGGAACAGCGCCTCCTCGGCCTCGGTGGCGCCCCAGCGGAAGTACAGCACGCGCGAGTGTTCGAGCAGGCGGCCCACCACCGAGATCACGCGGATGCGGTCGGTCACGCCCGGCACCTTCGGCGGCAGCATGCAGGCGCCGCGCACGATCAGGTCGATGTGCGCGCCGGCCTTCGCGGCGTTCACCAGCGCGGCGATGATGGGCACGTCGGTCAGTGCGTTGATCTTCGCGACGATGCGGGCCGGCTTGCCGTCGCGGGCAGCCGCGGCCACCTGGTCGATGTGGTTGACCATCTGCCGGTGCAGCGCGAACGGCGCCTGCAGCAGCTGGCGCAGCGGGCGCGTCTTGCCGAGGCTCGCGAGCTGCTGGAACACCGCGTCGGCGTCCGAGGTCAGGTCGGCATCGGACGTCAGGTAGCCCACGTCGGTGTAGAGCCGCGCGGTCTTCGGGTTGTAGTTGCCGGTGGAGAGGTGGCCGTAGCGGCGCAAGCGCGTGCCTTCGCGGCGCGTGACCAGCAGCAGCTTCGCGTGGGTCTTCAGGCCCACGATGCCGTACACCACCTGCGCGCCCACGGCCTCCAGCCGCTCCGCCCAGTTGATGTTGGCCTCTTCGTCGAAGCGGGCCTTCAGCTCCACGACGGCCATCACTTCCTTGCCGCGGCGGGCCGCCTCGATCAGCAGGTCCATCAGCGGCGACTCGCTGCCGGTGCGGTAGATGGTCTGCTTGATGGCCAGCACGTCGGGGTCGTGGACCGCTTCGCGCAGGAACTGCACCACCGGCTCGAACGATTCGAACGGGTGGTGCATCAGCACGTCGCGCTGCTGCAGTTGCTCGAAGATGGGAATGCCACGGGCCAGGCCGGCCGGCCACGGTGCGTCGTAGGGCGGGAAATGCAGCTCGGGTGCCACGGCGCCGTCGATCAGCGCGTTCAGGCGCACGAGGTTCACCGGCCCGTTGACCTGGTACAGCGCCGCCGGCGGCAGCGCGAACTGCTCCAGCAGGAACTGCGACAGCTCGGGCGGGCAGGTGTTGACCACCTCGAGCCGGATGGCCTGGCCGAAGTGGCGCGTGGTCAGGCCCGAACGCAGGGCCTGGCGCAGGTTCGTCACGTCCTGCTCGTCGACCTCGAGGTCGGAGTCGCGCGTGAGGCGGAACTGCGAGAAGGCCTCGACCTCGCGGCCGGGGAACAGCTCGTCGAGGTGGGCGCGGATCACGCTCGTCAGCAGCACGAAGGACTGCGTGCCGCCGGAGATCTCGGCCGGCAGGCGGATCACGCGCGGCAGCACCCGCGGCACCTTCACGATGGCGATGGTGTTCTCGCGGCCGAACGCGTCCTTGCCGCCCAGGCGCACGATGAAGTTCAGCGACTTGTTGGCGACCTGCGGGAACGGGTGCGACGGGTCGAGGCCCACCGGCACCAGCAGCGGCCGCACCTGGCGGTGGAAGAACTGGCTCACCCACTGGCGCTGCGCCTCGTTGCGCTCGCTGTGGTTGAGGATCTCGATGTGGTGCTTCTTCAGCGCCGGCATCACCTCGTCGTTGAACGCGTGGTACTGGTCGTCGATGAGCGCGTGGGCGTCGGCGGCGATGGCCTCCAGGTCGCGGTTCGAGACCCCGGCCCCGGGCACGCGCGCCGCCTCGATGTAGTCGGCGAACCGCACCTCGAAGAACTCGTCCATGTTGGACGACACGATGCAGATGTACCGCAGCCGTTCGAGCAGCGGGACGTCGGGGCGCCGGGCCTGGGCGAGCACCCGCCGGTTGAAGTTCAGTATGGCGCGTTCGCGGTTCAGCAGGGCGAGCGTCGGGGCGTCATCGGTCATGACACCAGTTTATGAAAGTCCGATGGCGGTTTTGTGACAGTCGTCACGACAGTGTCACGGGCGAGCACTAGGTGTCCGATGAACTGGCTGCACACCGCGTCCCAATCCATCGTCAACGCACGCGAACGGGCCTGATCTCGAGGCACTTCGAGTGCTTTCAGCGCCGCGGTGCGCAGATCCTCGTGGAGCACGCCCCCCGCGGCATCGGATCCCAGCACGTCCAGCGGACCGGGCACGGGGTAGGCCGCGACCGGCGTGCCGCAGGCCAGGGCCTCCAGCATCACGAGGCCGAAGGTCTCCGAGCGGCCGGGGAACACGAAGGCATCGGCCGCGCTGTAGATGTTCACCAGTTCGCTGCGGGGCACCACGCCGCGCCAGTGCACGTTCGGATAGGCGCGCTGCAGGCGTTCCTGGAGCGGACCCACGCCGTAGACCACCTTCGAGCCGGGCAGGTCCAGGTCGAGGAAGGCCTCGAGGTTCTTCTCGTAGCTCAGGCGCCCGACGTGGAGGAAGACGGGACGCGGCAGGCCGAGGTCGGCGCCCTCGACCGGCTTGAAGAGCCGCAGGTCGACCCCGTGCGACCAGGGCTTGAGCGGCGCGAAGCCGTAGCCTTCGAGGATGCCGTACATGCCGTGGCTCGGCACCAGGATGCCGGACGACGGCGCGTGGAAGCGGCGGAACCAGGCGTAGCCCCAGCGCTCGGGAATGTGCAGCGCCCGCGCGAGGATCTCGGGGAACCGGGTGTGGAAGGCCGTGGTGAAGCGGCGCTTGTGCTTGAGGCACCAGGCCCGTGCCGCCGAGCCGAGCGGCCCTTCGGTGGCGATGTGGATCGCGTCCGCGTCGGCGGCTTCCAGCAGCTTCGCGACCTGTCGGCCCGGCCGCCAGGCGAGTTCGATCTCGCGGTACCCGGGACAGGCGAAGCGCCGGAAGCCGGACGGCTCGATCAGCACCACCTCGTGGCCGCGAGCGAGCAGGCCCTCGTGCAGTTCCACGAGTGTGGTGACCACCCCGTTGACCTGGGGCTTCCAGGCGTCGGTGACCAGTGCGACCTTCATGCGGCCACCGCCACCGCAGGGACCGCACGGCCGGGCAGGCGGGCCGACCAGTCGAGGATTTCGAGCCGGCCGTCGGCGTGTTCGACCAGGGCCGTGAGGCTCTCGACCCAGTCGCCGTCGTTGGCGTACAGAACGCCTTCGATGTCGCGCATCTCGGCGTGGTGGATGTGGCCGCAGACCACCCCGTGCACGCCGCGCCGGCGCGCCTCGCGGGCCACGGCGTTCTCGAAGTCGCCCACGTAGCTCACGGCCCGCTTGACCTTGAGCTTCAGGTACTTGGAGAGGCTCCAGTACGGCAGGCCGAGGCGGGCCCGCAGGGAGTTCAGGTAGCGGTTGAGCTTCAACGTGAACTCGTACAGCGTGTCGCCCACGTGGGCGAGCCACTTGGCGCACTGGATCACGCCGTCGAACAAGTCGCCGTGCATGACCCACAGCTTGCGGCCGTCGGCCGTCTCGTGGATCCACTCCTCGGCCACGTCGATGCCGCCGAAGTTGTGGCCCACGTAGCGCCGGGCGAATTCGTCGTGGTTGCCGGGGATGAAGAT
This genomic stretch from Piscinibacter gummiphilus harbors:
- the ppk1 gene encoding polyphosphate kinase 1, with protein sequence MTDDAPTLALLNRERAILNFNRRVLAQARRPDVPLLERLRYICIVSSNMDEFFEVRFADYIEAARVPGAGVSNRDLEAIAADAHALIDDQYHAFNDEVMPALKKHHIEILNHSERNEAQRQWVSQFFHRQVRPLLVPVGLDPSHPFPQVANKSLNFIVRLGGKDAFGRENTIAIVKVPRVLPRVIRLPAEISGGTQSFVLLTSVIRAHLDELFPGREVEAFSQFRLTRDSDLEVDEQDVTNLRQALRSGLTTRHFGQAIRLEVVNTCPPELSQFLLEQFALPPAALYQVNGPVNLVRLNALIDGAVAPELHFPPYDAPWPAGLARGIPIFEQLQQRDVLMHHPFESFEPVVQFLREAVHDPDVLAIKQTIYRTGSESPLMDLLIEAARRGKEVMAVVELKARFDEEANINWAERLEAVGAQVVYGIVGLKTHAKLLLVTRREGTRLRRYGHLSTGNYNPKTARLYTDVGYLTSDADLTSDADAVFQQLASLGKTRPLRQLLQAPFALHRQMVNHIDQVAAAARDGKPARIVAKINALTDVPIIAALVNAAKAGAHIDLIVRGACMLPPKVPGVTDRIRVISVVGRLLEHSRVLYFRWGATEAEEALFLSSADWMGRNMFRRIEVAWPVRDVKLRQRVIDECLVPYLHDRKDAWELEADGNYVRLGTEGPCAQQALMARHSGSD
- a CDS encoding glycosyltransferase family 4 protein — its product is MKVALVTDAWKPQVNGVVTTLVELHEGLLARGHEVVLIEPSGFRRFACPGYREIELAWRPGRQVAKLLEAADADAIHIATEGPLGSAARAWCLKHKRRFTTAFHTRFPEILARALHIPERWGYAWFRRFHAPSSGILVPSHGMYGILEGYGFAPLKPWSHGVDLRLFKPVEGADLGLPRPVFLHVGRLSYEKNLEAFLDLDLPGSKVVYGVGPLQERLQRAYPNVHWRGVVPRSELVNIYSAADAFVFPGRSETFGLVMLEALACGTPVAAYPVPGPLDVLGSDAAGGVLHEDLRTAALKALEVPRDQARSRALTMDWDAVCSQFIGHLVLARDTVVTTVTKPPSDFHKLVS
- a CDS encoding UDP-2,3-diacylglucosamine diphosphatase encodes the protein MQTEAAILRAWAEPPPDDEPSPGRKARYRAVWISDLHLGTPGCQAEALLDFLRHVECDHLFLVGDIIDGWQLRRSWYWPQAHNDVVQKLLRKARKGTRVIFIPGNHDEFARRYVGHNFGGIDVAEEWIHETADGRKLWVMHGDLFDGVIQCAKWLAHVGDTLYEFTLKLNRYLNSLRARLGLPYWSLSKYLKLKVKRAVSYVGDFENAVAREARRRGVHGVVCGHIHHAEMRDIEGVLYANDGDWVESLTALVEHADGRLEILDWSARLPGRAVPAVAVAA